The genomic segment TATACGGCTTGAACTTCCACAGCTGATCCTGACTCATGACGGCCCTCTCCAGCAGATTAGATTTATGAATGTGACGACATCTGAATCAACTTCCTGGTGATAAAGGTGATGCATTAAGTACAGCGAAACAACTAAAGCAAATCGAAATCGATGGAACGGCGTGTTGCATTGCCGTTCGCCGCCGGTGCTCAGGACACGGCGCTTACATCGAGCGGCGCGCCCGTCTTCGCCTTGATCTCGCCGGCGCTCACACCGTCGGCGAGTTCGACGACCCTGAGACCGGCCGGCGTTACTTCGATCACGCCGAGATCGGTGATGATCAGGTCGACCACGCCGACACCCGTCAGCGGCAGGTTGCACTCGTCGAGAATCTTGTGCTGATCGCCCTTCGCGACGTGCTCCATCAGCACGACGACGCGCTTCACGCCCGCGACGAGGTCCATCGCGCCGCCCATCCCCTTGATCATCTTGCCCGGGATCATCCAGTTCGCGAGGTCGCCCTGCTTGCTGACCTGCATCGCACCGAGGATCGCGAGGTTGATATGGCCGCCGCGGATCATCGCGAACGCGTCGGCCGACGAGAAGATCGACGAACCCGGCAGCGTCGTGACGGTCTGCTTGCCGGCGTTGATGAGATCGGCATCAACTTCATCCTCGGTCGGCGACGGGCCGATGCCGAGCAGCCCGTTCTCCGACTGCAGCCACACCTCGACGCCTTCCGGCACGTGGTTCGCGACGAGCGTCGGCAGGCCGATGCCGAGGTTCACGTAGAAGCCGTCCTGCAGTTCCTGCGCCGCGCGCGCGCCATCTGGTCACGATTCCAGGCCATGTCAGTCTCCTTTCGCGCGTACGACGCGTTGTTCGATGCGTTTTTCCGGCGTCGCGTTCAGCACGATGCGCTGCACGAAAATCCCCGGCGTATGAACCTGGTCCGGATCGAGTGTGCCGTTCTCGACGATCTCCTCGACCTCCACCACGGTGATCTTGCCGGCCATCGCGCACATCGGGTTGAAGTTGCGCGCGGTGCGGCGATAGATCAGGTTGCCGGACTTGTCGGCCTTCCACGCCTTCACGAGCGCGACGTCGGCCGTCAGCGACGGCTCGAGCACATAGTGACGATCGCCGAACTGGCGCGTTTCCTTGCCTTCCGCGATCACGGTGCCGTAGCCGGTATTCGTGAAGAACGCGGGGATGCCCGCGCCGCCCGCGCGCAGCTTTTCCGCGAGCGTGCCCTGCGGCGTGAATTCGAGCTCGAGTTCGCCGGCCAGGTACTGGCGCTCGAACTCCTTGTTCTCGCCGACATACGACGAGATCATCTTCTTGATCTGGCGCGTTTCCAGCAGCAGGCCGAGACCGAAACCGTCGACGCCCGCGTTGTTGCTGATGCAGGTGATGCCCTTGACGCCTGAATCGCGCAATGCGCCGATCAGCGCCTCGGGAATGCCGCACAGGCCGAAGCCGCCGATCGCGAAGGTCTGGCCGTCGCGCACGATGTCCCGGAGCGCTGAAGCAGCGCTCGAATGAAGTTTACTCATACGTAATCCTTATTGAGATTCGCGCCCGTCGGACGCGAATCGCCGGTGTAGGAAACCGATTCAGCGGGAGGATGTCGCGGGGTCAGACTTCGGCCACACTTTCTGGAATGGAATGATCTTCAGTTACGCTGTCGAACAGGAATCCTTCGTAATCGCGTTCGATGATGCCTTCGCATACGGCGATGTAGGAATCGAATCCCTCGAGATCGAGCAGGACGGCACGCGGCTTGCCGGGCACGTTTGAGCCGACGTACCAGGAGTTGCTCTGATGGATCAGCGTCTTCTCCGCGATTGCCTGGATGCGTGCCGTCCACGCTTCTTGCGCCGCGCGAGTCGGCTCGACGGTAGCCGCATCGTGGTGCGCGGCGCGCTCGATCAGCTTCATCACGAGTTCGACCTGGTGCTCGTCGCACGGCACCGCGCTGCTCAGCGAGGCAGTGCTGCCGGGACCCGCGATGTTGAAGAGGTTGGGGAACGCCGCGCTCATGAGCCCCAGATACGTCTGCGGGCCGTTCTTCCACGCGGTGCGCAGCGATTCGCCGTCACGCCCGCGAATGTCCACGTTCAGCAGCGCGCCCGTCACCGCATCGAAGCCGGTTGCGAATACGATCATGTCGAGTTCGATCTCGCGGCCGGCTGCGACGATGCCGTTGCGGGTGATCGACTCGATCGGCGTTTCCTTCAGGTCGATCAGCGACACGTTGTCGCGATTGAAGGTTTCGAAATAGCCGCTGTCGGCGCACAGGCGCTTCGTCAGGATCGGATGGCCGCTCGGCGTGAGCTTGTCGGCCAGCACGGGATCGTCGATCTTCTCCCGGATCTTCGCGCGGACGAACGCCGTCAGCGTGTCGTTCGCGTCCTTGTTCGTCAGCAGATCGTTGTACGACGTGTAGAAGCACAGCCCGCCCGCGGCCCAGCGCGCTTCGTATTCGCGCAGGCGTTCTTCCGGCGTGACGGACAACGCCGAAATCCGCAGCGGTTGACGCGGTTCGCCGCCGACACAGACGAAGCCGCCGGGCGATTGCCATTCCATGCGGCGCAGTTCCGCGTAGTTCGCCTTCATTTGCTGCTCGTATTCCGCATCCATTGGACGGTTGCGCAGCGGGATGCTGTAGTTCGGCGTGCGCTGGAACACGGTGACGTGCGCCGCCGATTGCGCGGCGACCGGGATGAACTGAATCGCCGACGAGCCGGTGCCGATCACGCCGATGCGCTTGCCGGCAAGGTCGACCGTGCCGGTCGGCCAGCGCGACGTGAAGTAGGTTTCGCCGGCGAAGCTGCCGTATCCGGGGACGTCCGGCACCTTCGGCGCGGACAGGCAGCCGGTCGCCATCACGCAGTAGCGGGCATGCAGGCGTTCGCCGGCTTGAGTGACGAGCGTCCAGCGGGCGCGCGATTCGTCGAACGTTACGGCATCGATCCGCGTGCCGAGTCGGATGTGTTCATAGAGCCCGAAGCGGTGCGCGACGTGATCGAAATAGCGCAGGAGTTCGGGTTGCGATGCATAGCGTTCCGTCCAGCGCCATTCCTGCTCGAGTTCGCGCGAGAACGAGTACGAATACTCGAAGCTCTCGATGTCGACGCGTGCGCCGGGATAGCGATTCCAGAACCAGGTACCGCCGATGCCGTCCGCCGCGTCGACGAGCCGTACGGACAGGCCGGCTTCCTTGGCCCGATGCAGCATGTACAGGCCGGCTACGCCGGCGCCGACGATGACCATATCGAATGCGGCGTCCTCGTCTCTTGATGCGATATTCACCATGTCAGTCCTTCAATATGAACGTGTTGCTGGATTGATCGGGTACTTCCGTTTCGATACAGGGAGAGCACGCGCCGGCCTGGAATCCGGCTGGCGCCCGGGCGGCATCGCGGCAGCGATGCGCGCGCCGGGAGAAGACACATCAGTCGTAGGCGCGAGAACCGACGGACACGGTCGGCGCGGACCACTTTCGGCCATACGCCAGCATCATCACGAAGCTGAGGACGAAGCTCAGGCCGCCGACCATCAGCAGGCCGAGCTCGCCGAGCACGGGCAACAGGTTGGTGAGGAAGCCCGTCACGACCCAGGCGATCGCCATCACGGAGCCGGCGACGCCGAGCGCCCAGCCCTGACGGTCCTCGGCCACCGCGTCCGAATACGCGGTGTACATGGTGGTGTATGCAACCATGTCGAAGCAGCCGACCACCATGCCGAGCACCCAGAGCGTGTTTTCGTGCGGAAACAGCGCCGACAGCACTTGCCCGATGCCCGCGATCAGCAGGCCCGTCTTCGCGATGTCGACCACGCTCCAGATTTTCAGCATCAGCCGCACGATCACCATCAGCCCGAACACGAAGGACAGGCCGATCAGGCCGCTGAACAGGCCGAGCTGCGAGCTCGTGTACTGGAATTTCGTCTGCAGCACCAGCATGATCGTCTGAAGATACAGCCCGTAGCCGACCTGCATCAGGAAGAACACGATCGACAGGAACGCGATGCGGCGGTGCGTGCCGGCCTGGTAGATGATCCGCAGCGGCATCAGCAGGTCCACACGCGTGTTGCCGGTCGGCGCGACCGCGTTGCGATATGACCAGAACGTCCAGAGCCCGCAGACGACCGACAGCGCGGCGACCAGCAGGAACGGCGTGCCGTAGTTGAAGAACGGTGCGATCGTGCGGTCCGACGTGACGCCGCCGAGCACGGGGCCGACGATGACGCCCGCGCTGAACGCGATCGACATGATGCTCATGTTGTACGCCTTGGTTTCCGGCGTGCTCATGTCCGTGATCGCGGCCTGCGCGATCCCTTGGCAACCGGCCATCAGGCCGCTCAGGCCGCGTCCGACCAGCAACAGCGCGATACTCGGCAGCAGCGCGCCGAGCGCCATCAGGAAGTAGCTGAGAGCCAGGCCGAACACGCACAACAGCATGATCTTCCGCCGGCCGTAGCCGTCGGACAGCTCACCCATCAGCGAGGAGCCGAAGAACATGCAGAACGGGTAGACACCGTACCCGAGCCCCAGGTAGAAATTGCGAAGTTGCGGACTCGTATCGGCCCCGATGATGCCGGATTGGGGATCGGAGAAGATCGCCGCCATGATCGGGTACACGAGCCCGAACCCCATCGCGTCGATCGCAATGGCGAGCAGGCATGGACCCAGTAGTTTGATATTGAGTTTGGACATGTATGGCCTCGGTAGTAACGTGACAGCTACAGTAGTCGAAGGCCGGATTTGCGAGTAGAGACGTATCTGCAATAGAAATTATCGTAGTTACTGATAACCGACGACTTCCTTTCGGAAATGTAAGGAATGGCTGGTGGAGGCGGGTTTGCGGCCCGGCCGGGCGTTGGTGCACGGACGGGAATTCAATAGGACGACGTAATAGATGGACAGATCGACGAAGACTTTCCGGGACTCTGTCGCAATAGGGACGGCCGGCGATGCGGGGTGTCGGGAAGCTTATTGACGACTACGCGACGGTGCCTGCCGCCCTGAAGCCGTTCGAATCCGCGTCTTACCCCCGCAGCCGCCGGTGCCATTACACCGCCCCATCCCCGGCTCCTTTACGCCGCCCATCGACACGCCGAGCTGGCAACGCGGCGAGCCCGCGCACCGCCGCCGCGTTCTCGGCGTCATCCTCGCTGCGGCCGGCGATCTCGTCCAGCGCCCGGTTGTTGGTGTACGGCCCGAACACCCCAATCGACACCATCACGATCAGCATGCTGCCGCCGATCAGCACGAACACCGCGGACACCCCGGCGCGCTCGAGCAGCAGCGCGACGATGAAACTGCTCGCGATTCCCGTCAGGCGGCCGATCGAATGCACGAAGCCGAGCGCACGCCCGCGGATCTCGGTCGGAAACACTTCCGACTGGTACGCGGTGCCGTTGCTCGCGAGCACCGTGTTGGACAGCGTGACGAGCAGGCCGAACGCGATCACGAACGGCGCCTGCGCCGACATCGCGAACGCAGTGCCGAACAGCGCGACGCCGAACGCCGACGCGACGATCAGCCACTTGCGCTCGATCCGGTCGGCAAGCAGGCCGGCGACGAATGGCGACACCGGATACGCGAACGCGATCACGAACGCATACCAGAGGCTCTTCGTGACGGTCGCGCCCTGCGCGGCGAGCAGCGTCGGCAGCCACTGGCTGAAACCGAAGAAGCCGATGCTCAGGAATGCATTGAACACGATCAGCATCGCCGTGCGGCCGCGATGCTGCGCATCCCACATCGACGGCGCGCGCCGCGCGGCCGGCGCTGCGACGGCCGGCATCCGGACCGCGGGCAGCGGCCGGCCGGATTCCCGCTCGACTGCCTGCTCGAGCCGCTGCAGCACGGCTTCGGCCTCGGCCTCGCGGCCGGTGCGGGCGAGCCACCGCGGCGACTCCGGCAGCCGCGACTGCAGCCACCAGACGACGACCGCGCCGCTGCCGCCGAGCAGCACGACCCAGCGCCACCCGGACATGCCCAGCGGATCGTGAGGCACCCACAGCCACGACACCAGCGCGAGCACGGGCATCGCGAGATAGCCGACCGCGAAGCACAGCGCGAACGCACGGCCGCGCACGGCCTTCGGCACCAGCTCGGTCAGGAACGCGCCGATCGTGATCAGCTCCGCGCCGATGCCGCAGCCCGCGATGAAGCGGCACACGAGAATGCCGAGCGCATGGGTCTGCACGCACATCGCAAGGCTCGCCGCCGTGTAGAGCAGCAGCGCGCCGGTGAACAGCGCGCGCCGCCCGAAGCGGTCCGCGAGGCGCGACACGAACATCTCGCCGACGAACAATCCGGCGAACGTCGCCGCACCGAGCGCGCCCTGGTCCGACATGCCGAGCACGCCGTGCGAGCCCGCGTGAAAGATGCCGTCGCGAATCAGCCCCGGCGGCAAGTAGGTCATCTGGAACAGGTCGTAGACCTCGAAAAACCCGCCGACGCTCAGGAACAGCACGAGCATCCAGATGCTGGCCGTTGCGGGCAGGCGGTCGATGCGCGCGGCAATCGACGCCGCATGGGAATGGGACATGGCGACTCCTCGATGATCCGCCCGCGCAGCGTGCGCGAAGCGGCGGACAAGACGCCGGCGCGGCGTGCGCGCGGCGCCGGCGTTCAGACGGTGGCGACCGGATTGACCGGCGACCCGACGAGCCCGCGCAGGTGCAGCGGCGGCGCGGTCAGCAGAAAGCGGTTGCGCCGGTGCGCGCGCAACCAGTTGGCGAGCAGCGTCAGGTGCCACAGCTCGCCGAGATGAATGCCGAGCTTGAACAGGCACAGCTCGTGCAGCGGCATCAGCGCGCCGGGCCGCTCGCGCGCCGACGGATGGCGCGGGCGCTCCTCCACCGCGTGGTTGTCCGCCGCGAGCGCGGCGAGCCCCGATGCGTCGATCCATTCGAGCAGGCGCGGATCGTTGCCGTCCAGCACGCAGCACACGTCCGGCGCACCGGGCTCGCCGCGCGCGTCGGCGTCGAGCAGGCGATCGGCGAAGCCCGTATGCACGCACACGATGTCGCCGCGCTCGACGACCACGTCGTCCTCGCGCAGCACCGCCATCCATTCCGCGTAGCCGATCTTGCGCCGCTCGTCGCCGAAGTGGCGGCGCAGGTCGACCAGCACGCCGCGCCCCTGCACGCCGCTTTGCGCCATCACCTCGATGCCGAGCGCGCGCGCACCGCCGCGCGGCGCGCCCGCTTCGGGCACCTGGATGTGCTCGTCCATCCGGTAGCCGTTGTAGAACACGCGGGATCGCTCGCCGTCGCCCGCCGGATCGAACAGCGAGCCGACGTGCGACAGCGCATCCCATTGCGTCGAGAACTGCGAGTGCATGCAGAACGAATCGTCGCAGACCACGTCGGTTGCGTTGGCAACCTGTTCGTCCGCTCGATAGCCGAAGTACGGCTTGCCGCCGAGCAGCGCCGGCATGATCGCCGGCGGCCGGCGCCGCGCGTTCAGCCCACCGCCGCGCGGTACGTCGAGCGGCAGGCTCAGCGAAAACACTCGGCCTTCGCGCACCTCCGCGACGCCGCGCAGCACCGCGTCGGCCGTCAGCCAGTTCAAGCGCCCTTTCTGATCGTCCGGGCCGAAATCCCCCCAGTTCGAACCGGGCGGCCGATGGGTCCAGCGTGGCTTCATGGTGTCTCCTCCATGCAATGTCCAGGGTGCGGCGGCCGTCCTTCGCGGCCGCGTCGCACGTCGCGCCTAGCGCGTGCGGATCACGCCCAGCCCGGCGAGCCGCTCGTATTCGCGTTCGCCGAGCAGCGGCAGCAGAATCTCGCGATTGTTCTCGCCGAGCGCGGGCGCCGGCCGGCGGAACGTGCCGGGCGTGGCCGACAGGCGCGGCGTGATGTTGTGCATCGGCAGGCTGCCGACGTCGTCGTCCGGCAGCTCGACGAGCGCCTCGCGCTCGATCACATAGTGATCCTGAACGATCTGCGCGATGTCCTGGATCGGCCCGACCGTTACGCCGGCTTCCTCGAAGAACGCGAGATTGGCGTCGAGATCGCGCGCGGCGATGAATTCGCCGACGATCGTATCGAGCGCGTCCGCGTGCTGCACGCGCTGCACGTTGGTCGCATAGCGCGGATCGTCAATCAGGTCCGCGCGGCCGATCGCGCGGAACAGCCGCTCGGCCATCGCCTGCGTCGAACTCGACAGGCACAGCCACTTGCCGTCGCGGGTCCGATACGCATTGCGCGGCGCGGTGTTCGACGAGCGGCTGCCGGTGCGCGCCTTGATCTCGCCGGTCATCACGTAGTTCGCGGCGGCCGGCCCTAGGATCGACAGCAGCGGCTCGAACAGCGACACGTCGATCACCTGCCCCGCCGCGCCGCGCGCATCGCGCGCATGCAGCGCGACCAGCACGGCGATCGCGCCGGACAGCCCGGCCGTCATGTCGCCGAGGAACATCGGCGGCAGCACCGGCTCGCGGTCGGCGAAGCCGTTGATCGCCGCGAACCCCGCGTACCCTTCCGCGAGCGTGCCGAAGCCCGGCCTGTGGCGGTACGGCCCCGTCTGCCCCCAGCCGGAAATCCGCGCGATCACCAGTTCCGGCCGGATCGCGAGCAGGTCGTCCGGGCCGAGCCCCATCTTCTCGGCGACACCGGGCTTGAAGCTTTCGACGAACACGTCCGCGTCGCGCACCAGCCGGCGGACGATGTCGATCCCCTCGGGCGCGCGCAGGTCGACGCACACGCTGCGCTTGTTGCGCCCGTACACCTTCCAGTTCGTGCTGATCCCGCCCGCGCCGACCGCGCGCAGCGTATCGCCGCGCTCGCTCTCTACCTTCACGACGTCCGCGCCGAAATCGGCGAGCTGCACGCTCAGCATGTTGCCCGCCATCAGGCGCGACAGGTCGACGACGCGCACGCCCGCGAGCGGCCCCTGCGCGCCGGCGTCGAACGGTTTCGGATGGATCGGGCCGGTGGACGCGCGACGGCGCGCGCCGGCCGCGTGAGCGGCCTGCGGGTCGGGAACGAACATGCTTGTCTCCTGGTTGGTGTGTGTGTCGTTCGATGCGGAATGCCGGTCAGGCGCGCGCTCGGCCGCGCACCGCGTTACTCGAGCAGCACGCCGAGCTGGTCGGCCGCGCGGAACGCCGCGCCCGCGGCGGGCAGATCGCCGCCCAGCGCATGCGTCAGCTCGGCTGCGGCTGCCTGCACGCGCGGCAGGTAGTCGGCCAGCACCTTCTTGTTGAAGCGATAGCGCGGCACGCCGAGCGAGATCGCGCCGCTCAGCACGCGGCCGACGCCGAACGCCGGGCATGCGATCGCCGCGCTTTCAGGGTCGCGCTCGGCGATCGACACCGCGTAGCCCTGCTCGGCCGTCTTCTCGTAGTCGCCGCCGCGCGTGCCGCTGAACGCGAGCAGCACGCGCCCGGCCGCGCCGACGTCGAGCGGGAAGCGGTCGCCCTCGCGCAGGTGCGTGCGCACCGAGCGCTGCGCCTGGATGCGGAACAGACACACGCGCTGGTCGCCTTCGCGCACGTAGAACGCGGCCGTCTCGCCGGTTTCCGCCGACAGCTTCGACAGGATCGGCATCACGTACTCGCGCAGCTGGAACGACTCGCGATACATCATCCCGAGCTGGAACACGGCCGGCCCCAGCACGTAGCGCCCGTCCGGCAGGCGCTTGATGAAGCGGAACTGCTCGAGCGACTCGAACATCCGCAACAGCGTGCTCATGTTGAGCCCCGTCTCCTCGCTGACCTGCGCGAGCATCAGCCCGCCGGGCGCGTTGCCGAACGCCAGCAGCGCGGTCAGCGCGCGGTTGACCGCGGCCACGCCGCCCTCTGCGGGATTGCTTGTCTCCACCTTGTTCATGTCCACCTCGTGCGAGGCCGGCAGAGTCGTGCCGCGTCGCGGCTGCCGGCATCAAAAAATGAAAGTCACTTTCATTATACGCAGATCATCGATGACATCAACATGAATCCGCGCAGCTTCGGTCGCTCATCTTCTTGCAACATCCTTTGAAACTAGGCGTTAACGATAATCTTGACGAATGTCCTCATCCATCACAAAAATGAAAGTGACTTTCATTTTTAGAGATCAACGATGAATTCGTCGCCTCAACCCGTCTGGCGCTCGCTGCTGTACGTCCCCGCCCACGTCCCCCGTTTCGTCGCATCGGCCGTCGCGAGCGACGCCGACGCGCTGATCCTCGATCTCGAGGACAGCGTCCCGCCCGCGTGCAAGGAGGCCGCCCGCGACGGGCTGGCCGACGCCGTGCCGGCGCTGCGCGCGCCGGGCCGCGACGTGCTGGTGCGTGCCAACGGCCCGCTCGACCTGCTGGTGCCCGACCTGCGCGCGGCCGTCCGGGCCGGCGTGGACGGCGTCGTGCTGCCGAAGGTGCGCGGCGGCTCGCACGTCGAGGCGATCGACGAGCTGCTGGCTGCGCTCGAGGAGGAAACCGGCGCGCCGCCCGGCGGCACGCGGATCGTCGCGATCGTCGAGACGCCGCGCGCGTTCCAGGCGATGGACCGGATCGCGCGGGCGTCGCCGCGCGTCGTCGCGATGATGCTGGGCGGCGGCGACTTCGCGCTGAACTGCGAAAGCGGCGCAAGCGCCGACGTGCTGCGCGTGCCGAAGCAGCTGCTGATCATCGCCGCGCGCGCCGCCGGCATCCTGCCGCTCGGCCTCATCGGCGGCCTCGACGAGCTGCGCGATCTCGACGCGTTCGAGCGCCTCGCGCGCGCGTCCGCGGAGCTCGGCTATGCAGGCGCAACCTGCATCCATCCACGGCAGGTCGGCGCGCTCAACCGCGCGTTCCGGCCCGACGACGACGCGGTGCGTGACGCGAACGCGGTGCTGGCCGCCTACGACGACGCGCGTGCGAACGGGCGCGGCGCGCTGCGCGTCGACGGCAGGATGGTCGACGCGCCCGGCGTCGCCCGCGCGAAGCGTGTGCTCGCACGTCACGCGGCCGTGCAGGCGCGTGCCGACGGCGTGCCCCGGTGATGCGCGCGCCGCCCTTCATCGCCGTGCGTCATCCCTGCGCAAGCGCGCGGCGCGCGGTGCACGCGTGCGTTCCACCGCGCCGCTGCCCGTTCGCCGCCCGGCCCGGATAGCGTCGCCCCGCAGCACCGCCGCGCCGCTCGACCGGCTCGGCGCCGCATTCAAATAAATAACAAACCCTGGAAGGAGACAAGCCATGGGCAAGCGGATGTCCGCACTGTGCGGACTGGGCCTCGTATCGGCCGGCGCCTGCGCGCAGAGCACGATCACGCTGTACGGCGTGGCCGACATCTATACGGAATTCCTCACCCACCAGGCCGCGCCCGGAGACAAGTCGTCGGCATCGCTCGTGCGGATGGCGTCGGGCGGCAAGAGCGGCTCGCGCTGGGGCCTGAAAGGCGTCGAGGAGCTCGGCGGCGGCTGGCAGGCCGCGTTCCGGCTCGAAAGCGGCATCAACCTGAACAACGGCACCGGCACCGGCGCGGGCGGCTTCGACCGCTCCGCGTGGGTCGGGCTGCAGCACGAGCGCTGGGGCGCGCTGCGGCTCGGCCACCAGTACTCGACGCTGTTCGACGTGATGGAGCGCTATTCGCCGACGGGGGCGTACTCGACGCTGTACGAGCCGGCCGGCGCGATCGTCGGCGTCAACTTCCGCGAGAACAACGTCGCCAAGTACCTGGCGAAGATCGGCTCGCTGACGCTCGAAACGCACTATTCGTTCGGCGGCACGCCCGGCGCGTTCCAGTCGAACGCCGCCTACGGCGCCGGCTTCGACTATGCCGGCGGCGCCTTCTCGTTCGCTGCCGCGTTCGACAACGTCAACACGCCTCAGCCGGGCGGCTTCGCGCATTTCCGCCGCTACGCCGCCGCCGCGATCGTGTCCGTCGACCGCGCGCAGCTGCTGGCCGGCGTCACGCACGGCCAGAGCGGCGTCGCCGCGCCGTCGGTCGTGACGAACTACACGTTCTGGTGGGCCGGTGTGCGCTACATGATCACCCCTTATCTGCAGGCGATCGGCGCGTTCTATTACGAGGACATCCGCGCGCAGAATCCGCCGAACGCGCAGACGCCCGCGCCGCACCCGGCCAACCCGCAGCAGGTCACGCTGCAGTTGAACTACTTGCTGTCGAAAGCCGTCACGCTGTACCTGGCGGCCGGCTACGCGCGCCGCGCCGCGCTCGATTTCGACAATTACAACTACAACTTCCTCCACTACTCGCTGGCCGCCGACCGCGCCGGCAGCGCGGGCGCAGCACTCGGCCTGCGCAGGCTGTTCTGAACTCGCCTCTCCCCCAGTATCAGGAACCTTCGGAGTCCTCTCACCATGAACCGCCGCCACTTCCTTTCCACGCTGACCGGCGCGGCACTCGCGCTGCCGCTCGCCCACGCCCGCGCCGGCACGCTACCGGCCGCCGGCGCAACCGCC from the Burkholderia pyrrocinia genome contains:
- a CDS encoding porin, translating into MGKRMSALCGLGLVSAGACAQSTITLYGVADIYTEFLTHQAAPGDKSSASLVRMASGGKSGSRWGLKGVEELGGGWQAAFRLESGINLNNGTGTGAGGFDRSAWVGLQHERWGALRLGHQYSTLFDVMERYSPTGAYSTLYEPAGAIVGVNFRENNVAKYLAKIGSLTLETHYSFGGTPGAFQSNAAYGAGFDYAGGAFSFAAAFDNVNTPQPGGFAHFRRYAAAAIVSVDRAQLLAGVTHGQSGVAAPSVVTNYTFWWAGVRYMITPYLQAIGAFYYEDIRAQNPPNAQTPAPHPANPQQVTLQLNYLLSKAVTLYLAAGYARRAALDFDNYNYNFLHYSLAADRAGSAGAALGLRRLF